The following coding sequences are from one Xiphias gladius isolate SHS-SW01 ecotype Sanya breed wild chromosome 14, ASM1685928v1, whole genome shotgun sequence window:
- the lrrc24 gene encoding leucine-rich repeat-containing protein 24, whose amino-acid sequence MVLLWFSRLPLIILALIPQPSLGCPSGCRCYSLTVECGSLGIKEIPQGVPSFTETIFLQDNAIVQIRLKDLTRLGSLHYLYLQNNSISALEPGAFLSQGQLLELALNGNLIHLVTPDMFRGLEHLRILYLASNQITRVQDHTFRGLQRLQELHLQENSIELLAEQALSGLSSLALLDLSRNHLRTLGASSLKPLVSLQVLRVTENPWRCDCALGWLRTWISKDGQRLLSSAEQRQLMCSEPPRLSHLSLVEVAPNSLVCIPPVVQLEPSHLTVRLGESLRVSCQASGYPQPQVTWKKASHGKAQLSPRGLVQELGPNGELFRPRAGGVVTALPSSGGIKVGGVGGIHGLVRGTEEGGERDSFDPDMGSGMLFLSNVTVAHAGRYECEAWNPGGVARVTFHLAVNMSSSSYSSHFWPRLNTHSFVSSSSNSFYQPEVLDVSQEPLYEQDSMDFSALGPATQTAIAVGISLLALTAVLLLIMIYTRHQQYQKEEGGSYCTSKEDSILYVNDYSDGPTTFAQLEEYRDDHGHEMYVLNRAKPVLGSTSSRCTMMSGFVQQKGMKEALLDHEMVQTLTRSGGKGLRRNPADGGEGPLTTDPEELFLSQSLLFGSQVAYEIHC is encoded by the exons ATGGTCCTCCTGTGGTTCTCCAGACTCCCCCTGATCATACTAGCCCTCATCCCTCAACCGTCTCTGGGATGCCCCTCTGGCTGTCGCTGCTACAGCCTCACAGTGGAGTGCGGATCTCTTGGGATCAAAGAAATCCCACAGGGTGTCCCTTCTTTCACCGAG ACCATCTTCCTCCAGGACAACGCTATAGTGCAGATCCGTCTTAAGGACCTGACTCGTCTGGGCAGCCTCCATTACCTGTACCTCCAGAACAACAGCATCTCAGCCCTGGAGCCCGGGGCGTTTCTCAGCCAGGGGCAGCTGCTGGAACTTGCCCTAAATGGCAACCTCATCCACCTGGTCACCCCTGATATGTTTCGGGGTCTGGAGCACCTCCGGATCCTCTACCTCGCCAGCAACCAGATCACCCGAGTCCAGGACCACACTTTCAGGGGACTGCAG cGTCTGCAGGAACTCCACCTGCAGGAAAACAGCATAGAGCTGCTGGCAGAGCAAGCCCTGTCTGGCTTGTCATCTCTGGCCCTGCTGGACCTCAGCAGAAATCACCTCCGCACCCTGGGAGCCTCGTCCCTCAAACCGCTTGTCAGCCTGCAAGTGCTACGTGTCACAG AGAACCCATGGCGCTGTGATTGTGCTCTTGGCTGGCTAAGAACCTGGATCAGCAAAGATGGTCAGCGTCTGTTGAGCTCTGCTGAACAGCGTCAGCTGATGTGCTCAGAACCACCTCGTCTGTCCCACCTCAGCCTGGTGGAGGTCGCCCCGAACAGCCTGGTCTGCATTCCCCCCGTGGTTCAGCTCGAGCCCAGTCACCTGACTGTGCGACTAGGGGAGAGCCTCAGAGTCTCCTGCCAGGCCTCAGGATACCCTCAGCCTCAGGTGACCTGGAAGAAAGCCTCCCACGGCAAGGCCCAGTTATCACCACGAGGCCTGGTTCAAGAGCTGGGTCCCAACGGTGAGCTCTTCAGGCCCAGGGCTGGAGGAGTAGTAACAGCCCTGCCCAGCAGCGGAGGGATCAAGGTGGGAGGTGTTGGCGGGATCCACGGGCTTGTGCGTGGAACCGAGGAGGGCGGCGAGAGGGACAGCTTTGATCCGGACATGGGCAGCGGCATGTTGTTTCTCAGCAATGTGACGGTAGCGCATGCTGGACGCTACGAGTGCGAGGCCTGGAACCCAGGTGGTGTAGCCAGAGTTACCTTTCACCTGGCTGTCAACATGTCCTCTTCTTCATATTCATCCCATTTCTGGCCTCGTTTGAACACGCATTCCTTTGTCTCCTCTTCGTCTAACTCCTTCTATCAGCCAGAGGTTCTGGATGTGAGCCAGGAGCCGCTGTATGAGCAGGACAGCATGGATTTCAGCGCTCTGGGCCCTGCCACACAAACCGCCATTGCGGTTGGAATTTCCTTGCTGGCACTCACTGCCGTTCTCCTCCTGATTATGATCTACACTCGTCACCAGCAGTAccagaaagaggaaggaggatcCTACTGTACCAGCAAGGAAGACAGCATCCTTTATGTGAACGACTACTCTGATGGACCCACAACCTTTGCACAGCTGGAAGAGTACCGTGATGACCACGGCCACGAGATGTACGTTCTCAACCGAGCCAAGCCCGTTCTGGGGTCCACTTCATCCAGGTGTACCATGATGAGTGGCTTTGTCCAGCAGAAGGGTATGAAGGAGGCTCTCCTGGACCATGAAATGGTGCAGACACTGACCAGATCGGGGGGAAAGGGGCTTCGCAGAAACCCAGCAGACGGGGGAGAAGGACCCTTAACAACGGACCCGGAGGAGCTCTTCCTCAGTCAGAGTCTCCTCTTCGGCTCACAGGTTGCCTACGAGATCCACTGCTAA